A genomic segment from Aegilops tauschii subsp. strangulata cultivar AL8/78 chromosome 1, Aet v6.0, whole genome shotgun sequence encodes:
- the LOC109764719 gene encoding cell number regulator 6-like, translating to MAEARRSHPSQYVKLTKDQDASASGPGVEDIRPGELNLPVAVPQLERMKCIQCGQVLPEGHKAPADEQWTTGIFGCAEDPESCWTGLFCPCVLFGRNVQALREDIPRTRPCTCHAVCIEGGIALAILTAIFHGVDPDTLILIGEGLVCSWWICSQYTSIIREKLQKKYHLEVLLSLFHSFLCMCHD from the exons ATGGCGGAGGCGCGCCGCAGCCACCCGTCGCAGTACGTGAAGCTGACCAAGGACCAGGACGCTTCCGCCTCCGGCCCCGGCGTGGAGGACATCCGCCCTGGCGAGCTCAACCTGCCCGTCGCCGTCCCGCAG CTGGAGCGgatgaagtgcatccagtgtgGGCAGGTGCTGCCTGAGGGCCACAAGGCGCCGGCCGACGAGCAGTGGACCACCGGCATCTTCGGTTGCGCTGAAGACCCCGAGAGCT GCTGGACTGGACTATTCTGCCCCTGTGTGTTGTTTGGACGAAATGTTCAGGCCCTTAGAGAAGATATCCCACGGACAAGACCCTGCACTTGCCATGCTGTCTGTATTGAAGGTGGCATTGCATTAGCAATCCTTACGGCTATATTCCATGGTGTTGACCCAGACACATTGATCCTGATTGGTGAAGGCCTGGTCTGCAGTTGGTGGATATGCTCTCAATATACTAGTATTATTCGTGAAAAGCTTCAGAAGAAGTATCATCTCGAGGTACTTCTTTCTCTCTTCCACAGTTTTCTTTGTATGTGTCATGATTAA